Part of the Pseudomonas sp. ADAK13 genome is shown below.
TTTATTCCATAAATAGGCTTCTGACAACAATAATTCGAAGGAACCTGGCGATGCGCGAACTCGGAATCGGCCTGATTGGCACAGGCTTTATGGGGCGTGCCCACGCCCTGGCGTTCAATAACGCGCGGGCGGTGTTCGAGCTGCCGGTGAAGCTCACCCTGGCCGCCCTGGCCGATGCCGATACCGAACGCGCGACCCGTTGCGCCGCGGACTGGGGGTTTGCCCGGGCCCATGGCGACTGGCAGCAATTGATCGACGACCCCAAGGTGGATGTGGTCGCCATCACCACCCCCAATCATCTGCACTACCCGATGGCCATGGCGGCGCTGGCGGCGGGCAAGGCGGTGTATTGCGAGAAACCGCTGGCGGTCAGCCTGGAGCAGGCGAGCGCCATGCGTGATGCCGCACGCAAGGCCGGCGTGGTGACGCGGGTGGGTTACAACTATCAGCACAACCCGATGATTGGCTTGGCCCGGCAGTTGATCGACAGCGGTGAGTTGGGGGAGATCATCAGTTTCCAGGGGGAATTCAGCGAGGATTTCATGGCGGATGCAGCGTCGCCCTGGTCGTGGCGCTGTGAGGTCGGGCATGCCGGCGGTGCGTTGGCGGATTTGGGCAGTCACTTGCTGTCCATGGCGCGCTATTTGGTGGGGGATGTGCTGAGTGTGTGTGCCGATACGCAGACGGTGCATGGGCAGCGACCTGCCACCGCCGGGAGCGAGACGCTGCGGGAGATTGCGGTGGATGATCAGGTGCATGCGTTGTTGCGGTTTGCCAACGGGGCGCGGGGGACGGTGAGCAGTAGTTGGCTTAAGCATGGGTATAAGAACCACCTGAGCTTTGAGATCAGTGGCACGCGGGGCACGCTGTTGTTTGATCAGGAGCGGTTGAATGAATTGCAGTTGTTCCGGGTTGGGCAGGAGGGGTTTCAGCGGCTGTTGGCGGGGCCTTCGTTGCCGGGGTACGCGGCGTTCAGCCCGGCGCCGGGGCATCAGCTGGGGTACAACGAGTTGAAGACCCTGGAGGTGCATGAGTTGTTGATGGCGTTG
Proteins encoded:
- a CDS encoding Gfo/Idh/MocA family protein, with product MRELGIGLIGTGFMGRAHALAFNNARAVFELPVKLTLAALADADTERATRCAADWGFARAHGDWQQLIDDPKVDVVAITTPNHLHYPMAMAALAAGKAVYCEKPLAVSLEQASAMRDAARKAGVVTRVGYNYQHNPMIGLARQLIDSGELGEIISFQGEFSEDFMADAASPWSWRCEVGHAGGALADLGSHLLSMARYLVGDVLSVCADTQTVHGQRPATAGSETLREIAVDDQVHALLRFANGARGTVSSSWLKHGYKNHLSFEISGTRGTLLFDQERLNELQLFRVGQEGFQRLLAGPSLPGYAAFSPAPGHQLGYNELKTLEVHELLMALAGKGSDGTDFAAAWEVERLATAIRLAAREERWVRIEEV